The nucleotide sequence TTTGTTGGCAGGAGGGGCGCAGAAACACCATttcttgttcattctaaaacaaaaaaaaaagaagcagaaaAGGCCTTTCTTCACACGATTCTTCTCTCCAATTTTTCTCAAGGTAAACTACAAATCCTCCCTCTCAATAGCTACTACCTTTTGAAACTAACTCTCATGTTTCTTGCAGGCGTTTTTGTTTACTTTCTTTGCTGAATTTGGTGACAAGAGTCTGGTTAGCGCACTCACTTACTTGATTGGATGCAGTCTAAATGATTCACATGCTCAACCActtctccttctttttttaGCGTACTACAATACGTTTAGCTGCAGATGAAAATCCATTTGGAGTGGTTCTTGGTGGAGTTGTGTAAGTTTCACTGTAATCCTACTGCTTCAATCATTTTTGTGTCTGCATTATTATCTGTTTAAAATCATAGTTTCTGACTACTGTGTGTCATCTACACAGCGCACAGCTATTCTGCACCACTGTTGCTTTGTTAAGAGTAAAGTTCTTGCCGCCTCAGATGTTGTCCGAGGAAAAAGTAAACATCTCGTTATCCCAGTAGAATTTTAGATAAAGAAAGAGACGTCTTGtaaatgttgttgttgttgttgttgcaggtTGAACTTGCTGGTAGAATGCTTTTCCTTGGCTTTGGTATCCAATCGTTTCTTACTTCTGTTGACATCTTATTCTTTCTCCCCTCTCTTTATGGTATAAATCTTAATCCTAATATATCAtcagtcatttttttttttaaatgatcttCTATCTTCGTCTACTGGGTCTGTGAAAATGCAGGTTTCTAAGCAGAGCTGAAGATGACGATGAAGAACGTCATTagtttcttagattttttagtcaattaaaacTAGATGCTTACTAGCGTCAACTACAAAACATATGTGTAATATTTTCTTAGTATATCTATCTTGTTTAAAATCTCATCAGTTTTTCATTTTCCTACCTTTTTAGTGTTTTTGACCATTAGCTTAGCTTTTTTTTGCTAGTGACTTTCAACTAATAACAGCTCATCCATCTTAATTTCTATGACCCAAGTAGTACATGATAAAACTATGtcttaatctattaaaattcaagtatatttgaaaatttatctttacttcatgtttaaatattacagaaaCTGCCACTAGCTTTATACGTCATTTAATAACATTCAAAAACCAGCTTAATTCAATTGAAACACAACCGAAAATCAAGTGTTTCCTAATCAACTATACTTCGGTTATAGTTGGTTTGCCGTATCAAACTCAATCTACGCTTGGCTACTATTATAAACTAAGTCCGTAAAACcaataacataaaattaacaGAAATGAATTCATACAAGAATTCATCACAAATCAAGCATGTAATTATCTAGAATATCCTATGAAAGTGAAATGTTCACTTtatagcagatgataaagcagTAGCAATATGTTATAGTAACAATATATAGTAGAAGCTGTATGTTTTTATAAAACTGTTTAAAAGAATGATTGGTTGAGTAGTAtgaatatgttatttaaaaatatttaaaaaactaatatataatatataatatatttatttttaatatattatagtaGGTATACAGATCGGATAGTTTGGGTAATTGGTTTTTTGGTAGTTTGGTTTGATTAAAATCTTGCCAAATTGAAATGTAAAAGAGTTCAATTCGATTCAGTATCCACATAgttcgtttttattttattttttaccaattttttttgtttcgattatattttggttaaaaattTGGATAAAGTCGGCTAGTTCGGTTTatttggttcaaaattttggttaacTCGGTTACTTCAGTTTAAACGGTtaattcatttcaaaattttggttagttcaatttgaaatttggttaaaaacttttttttttgaaaaacccaACTTACCGATTACCGAACCTAATCGAACTGAAAGTCAAATGTCTTTATAAACCTTCTAAATCGAACCAAACTTCTTACCAAACTAACTAAATTTTGGTTTCGGTCGGTTTGGTTTGGGGGGGTTTGGTTAAAAATCTTCGCTCTATATTATAGctcaaattaattatatatccgtaaagaaaatatattatatagatgtcaatatatatatatatttatatatatgttatccacatattatataacaaaaatataaactaaaaatccGAAAATTGTATGATATAATCCAAATAATTATAATGTAATTGTTATcgttttagttttctttttatgcTTTTGATTTGTAACTGCATCATCTGTGAAAAACTTTctctagtttaaaatattttatgcatATTCAATTTTCTCTTTATCCTTTTACTTTCCGTTTGTTCTTAGTTTACAATTTCAATTCCAAAAAATTAGTACCATGTTTAGGCGAAAGCAGAGGATCTGTCTTGGTGTtaatgatacaaaaaaaaaaattgttatggCAAAGTTGGTGAGTTTGAAGGCCTAGTATTGTTGTGAATCTTGGAGACTCAAAACatgttttagtattttaaatatatgaatcTTACTGTCTGGCCATATACATATGTACAAGCTTaacaaatatgaagttttttggcATGAACCAAAATATCAGAGCCAAAAGTTTGCACCCAAGACTGCACACTATTCAACTAATCTCACAGCACTTAAGAAGAGCAGACTAATACGCTTTGCTGATCCAGGAGCTGAAATAGGATCCCATGATCTCTCTCCAACAGAGACAGGTAAGTAATCACGAACAATCTCAATGTCTTTAGAGAATCTCTTCCATCAGGAGGATAACCGGCTTCATACACATCATCTGCTGTGCAGGCTTTGCCAATTGGTTGGCTTGAGGCGATGTAACTGCACAGAAACCACCAAAAACTCAacagaaaagaaacaaagaaggaCACGA is from Brassica napus cultivar Da-Ae chromosome A4, Da-Ae, whole genome shotgun sequence and encodes:
- the LOC106447753 gene encoding GDT1-like protein 5 isoform X1, which produces METFGAMSSVSQGFTKSFFKIEFSEVGDKTFCVAAILAMRNPRRLVLAGCVSASIVTTILSATLGWAAPDLISRQWTHHITTLLFFGFGLWFLWYGFKQGGGLLLHQILMSSEGEILRVYTLLAGGAQKHHFLFILKQKKKKQKRPFFTRFFSPIFLKAFLFTFFAEFGDKSLRTTIRLAADENPFGVVLGGVVAQLFCTTVALLRVKFLPPQMLSEEKVELAGRMLFLGFGIQSFLTSVDILFFLPSLYGINLNPNISSVIFFFK
- the LOC106447753 gene encoding GDT1-like protein 5 isoform X2, whose protein sequence is METFGAMSSVSQGFTKSFFKIEFSEVGDKTFCVAAILAMRNPRRLVLAGCVSASIVTTILSATLGWAAPDLISRQWTHHITTLLFFGFGLWFLWYGFKQGGGLLLHQILMSSEGEILRVYTLLAGGAQKHHFLFILKQKKKKQKRPFFTRFFSPIFLKAFLFTFFAEFGDKSLRTTIRLAADENPFGVVLGGVVAQLFCTTVALLRVKFLPPQMLSEEKVELAGRMLFLGFGIQSFLTSVDILFFLPSLYGF